A part of Paenibacillus sp. 481 genomic DNA contains:
- the fni gene encoding type 2 isopentenyl-diphosphate Delta-isomerase: protein MRERSNDTTQHTTEQRKTEHVRICLEEQVNGVGVTTGLERFRFRHQALPEVNFHDIDLSTEWFGKQVATPLLISSMTGGSDHTGPINRRLAAVAEARGWAMGVGSVRAAVENPDVARTFQLRDVAPTIPLFANIGAVQLNMGMGADECRRAVEIVQADALILHLNALQEVFQPEGDLDFAGLLTRIEAVCSKLDVPVGVKEVGWGIAADTARDLHNAGIAFIDVAGAGGTSWSQVEKLRGNDPVRRRAADAFADWGIPTADSVREVRTALPDAMVIASGGLRTGVDAAKAIALGADAAGFGRALLAAATHSDEAMHDVLAQVEFELRTAMFGIGARTIDELRYTERLIERM, encoded by the coding sequence ATGCGGGAACGATCAAACGACACGACACAGCATACGACCGAACAGCGGAAGACAGAGCACGTACGTATATGCTTGGAAGAGCAAGTGAACGGCGTAGGTGTGACGACGGGTTTGGAGCGATTTCGTTTTCGTCATCAGGCTTTGCCAGAAGTGAATTTTCACGACATTGACCTCTCGACAGAGTGGTTTGGCAAGCAGGTAGCTACACCGTTGCTCATTAGCTCGATGACAGGTGGAAGCGACCATACAGGGCCGATCAATCGTCGCCTAGCGGCAGTGGCTGAGGCGCGTGGTTGGGCGATGGGGGTCGGTTCGGTGCGTGCGGCGGTCGAAAATCCAGACGTTGCACGTACGTTTCAATTGCGCGATGTCGCGCCAACAATTCCGCTGTTCGCGAATATAGGCGCTGTGCAGCTCAACATGGGCATGGGAGCTGACGAGTGCCGACGTGCGGTAGAAATTGTGCAGGCGGATGCGCTTATTTTGCATTTGAATGCGCTGCAAGAAGTGTTTCAGCCAGAAGGCGACCTCGACTTTGCAGGGCTATTAACTAGAATTGAAGCGGTGTGTAGCAAGCTGGATGTGCCTGTCGGTGTGAAAGAAGTCGGCTGGGGCATTGCAGCCGATACGGCACGTGATTTACATAACGCTGGCATCGCGTTTATCGATGTTGCAGGAGCGGGCGGCACGTCGTGGAGCCAAGTGGAGAAGCTCCGCGGCAACGATCCGGTACGCCGACGGGCGGCAGATGCGTTTGCCGATTGGGGCATTCCGACGGCAGACAGCGTGCGCGAAGTTCGCACTGCTCTGCCCGACGCTATGGTTATCGCCAGCGGCGGTTTGCGCACAGGCGTAGATGCGGCCAAAGCAATTGCGCTGGGCGCAGATGCAGCTGGGTTTGGCCGCGCACTGCTTGCGGCTGCAACGCACTCTGATGAAGCGATGCATGATGTGCTGGCGCAGGTGGAATTTGAGCTGCGCACAGCTATGTTCGGCATTGGCGCTCGTACAATAGACGAGCTGCGCTACACAGAGCGACTGATAGAGCGCATGTAG
- a CDS encoding L,D-transpeptidase: MPQYRIIVDLSDRMLYLLDGNIVVRGFPVGIGKMVTQTPRGEFTIINKEPNPGGPFGAMWMGLSKPHYGIHGTNDPSSIGRIVSHGCIRMYNEDVLELSKLVPIGTRVTIRQ; encoded by the coding sequence GTGCCTCAATATCGCATCATTGTCGATTTGTCGGATCGGATGCTCTACCTGCTAGACGGAAATATAGTCGTAAGGGGCTTCCCTGTCGGCATCGGCAAGATGGTTACCCAGACCCCTAGAGGCGAGTTCACCATTATTAACAAGGAGCCGAACCCCGGCGGGCCCTTCGGAGCGATGTGGATGGGTCTTTCCAAGCCCCATTATGGCATCCATGGTACCAACGATCCTTCATCTATAGGGCGAATCGTATCGCATGGCTGCATCCGAATGTACAACGAAGATGTACTTGAATTATCTAAATTAGTTCCGATAGGAACTAGAGTTACAATTCGCCAATAG
- a CDS encoding exosporium protein C produces MSRVLDYRAVQPLSRFSLSNSVIIAQSPRRTRFAIFSLNIPQSANLNNRVELIASVGVRGVTGIAQVVFRIFRDGNEIFRTQQGVESAASEQNYIFSFQGIDANLRSGSHTYFVTAENLTTGTRADIVGPTSFSGLAIQR; encoded by the coding sequence TTGTCACGAGTATTGGATTACAGAGCTGTTCAACCTCTTAGTAGATTTAGCTTATCTAATTCCGTTATCATTGCTCAATCGCCGCGCAGAACTAGATTTGCTATTTTTAGCCTCAACATTCCTCAAAGTGCCAATTTAAATAACAGAGTAGAATTGATCGCAAGTGTGGGAGTAAGAGGGGTCACTGGTATTGCTCAGGTGGTGTTCAGAATTTTTCGAGACGGCAACGAAATTTTTAGAACGCAGCAAGGTGTTGAATCGGCAGCTTCTGAACAGAATTATATTTTTTCCTTTCAAGGGATTGATGCCAATTTAAGGTCTGGATCGCACACTTACTTCGTAACAGCTGAAAATTTAACGACAGGGACTAGGGCGGATATAGTCGGTCCTACATCATTTAGTGGCTTGGCTATTCAGAGATAA